A genomic segment from Triplophysa dalaica isolate WHDGS20190420 chromosome 22, ASM1584641v1, whole genome shotgun sequence encodes:
- the LOC130411324 gene encoding uncharacterized protein LOC130411324 — protein sequence MPHYKRVHYPESIELLPFLTITGIETPHPPPERSSNIKPESPGDVSGNSRAYWRIESTCPSIDFKGAGVFSPHPPPDMRSHTKPVSRRAPSGVSVDCGNVTVGKQSKHLPPLNQRGVGVSRPHPPDRSSVWDPHGHITILNVLKDYGDITGSQRVGHPPPVKYTGAGVQRPELHKRCKVIPAITKACQNIPALQQPKDLPPITIIGVGLHSPHPPSDLTPQIKPEGHDVLPSTSEKKECGNIKQSQKSKLPLINTRGVGALRPHPPDRSSVMDHESHKTVLDLLRDYENITGSQQAAQLSPLNYKGAGVQHPELHKRCKVLPAITKACQNITGPQQYEDISLLHVRGVGLHSPHPPSDFTPQIKPEGHNVLPSTSEKKECGNFKRSQKCKLPSTNLRGLRAEPPQKRIQLWEPSDRPFAFVCKRILEDAKIDREYQNSLSLADRETFSSRFKKMKIDDIRNILWRKKS from the exons atgCCCCATTACAAGCGAGTACATTACCCGGAGTCCATAGAGCTCCTCCCCTTCTTAACCATCACAG GAATAGAGACCCCACATCCCCCACCTGAAAGGAGCTCCAACATAAAACCTGAGAGCCCTGGAGACGTCTCCGGCAACTCAAGAGCTTATTGGAGAATAGAGTCCACATGTCCCTCCATAGACTTCAAAG GTGCTGGTGTGTTCTCTCCACACCCCCCGCCTGACATGAGGTCCCATACAAAACCTGTGAGTCGTAGAGCACCTTCCGGCGTCTCAGTGGATTGTGGGAACGTTACTGTTGGGAAACAATCAAAACACCTCCCTCCCTTAAACCAAAGAG GTGTTGGTGTATCGCGGCCACATCCACCTGACAGAAGCTCTGTGTGGGATCCCCACGGCCACATAACCATCCTCAACGTCTTGAAGGATTATGGGGACATTACTGGCTCGCAGCGTGTTGGACATCCCCCTCCTGTAAAGTACACAG GTGCAGGTGTGCAGCGCCCAGAGTTACATAAAAGATGTAAAGTTATTCCTGCCATTACAAAGGCATGTCAGAACATTCCTGCACTGCAGCAACCCAAGGACCTCCCCCCCATAACCATCATAG GTGTTGGTCTACATTCACCACATCCACCATCTGATTTAACCCCTCAAATTAAACCCGAGGGCCACGACGTTCTTCCCTCAACCTCAGAGAAGAAGGAATGCGGGAACATTAAGCAGTCACAGAAGTCTAAACTTCCTCTCATAAACACCAGAG GCGTTGGTGCATTGCGCCCACATCCACCTGACAGAAGCTCAGTGATGGATCACGAGAGCCACAAAACTGTCCTAGACCTCTTGAGGGATTATGAGAACATTACTGGCTCCCAGCAGGCTGCACAGCTCTCTCCCTTAAACTACAAAG GTGCAGGTGTGCAGCACCCAGAGTTACATAAAAGATGTAAAGTTCTTCCTGCCATTACAAAGGCCTGTCAAAACATTACTGGTCCGCAGCAATATGAGGACATCTCCCTCTTACATGTCAGAG GTGTTGGTCTACATTCACCACATCCACCATCTGACTTTACCCCTCAAATTAAACCCGAGGGCCACAACGTTCTTCCCTCAACCTCAGAGAAGAAGGAATGTGGGAACTTTAAGCGTTCCCAGAAGTGTAAACTTCCTTCCACAAACCTCAGAG GACTGAGGGCGGAGCCACCACAGAAGAGAATACAGCTGTGGGAACCAAGTGATAGACCTTTTGCTTTCGTCTGTAAAAGAATATTAGAAGATGCGAAG ATTGACCGTGAATATCAAAACAGCCTTTCTCTAGCAGATCGAGAGACATTCTCATctaggtttaaaaaaatgaaaattgatgaCATAAGGAATATCCTTTGGAGAAAGAAGAGTTAA